A window of the Arachis duranensis cultivar V14167 chromosome 5, aradu.V14167.gnm2.J7QH, whole genome shotgun sequence genome harbors these coding sequences:
- the LOC127747712 gene encoding pentatricopeptide repeat-containing protein At1g63400 — protein sequence MLSLFSFSLSRIMLRYSPYSVPHSAFRLCFPSTSFLHSHSHSQSQSRDKYVDIFTRLLSMRPPPSINSFNMILGVLAKRNDFPTALPHVQLLEARGFQFNEVTYVTLIQGLCKTRHTSAAVQVLRKIPMHGIVPNVVMYSAIIDSLCKEGLVNLAFRFFSEMLAKGISPDVQSYNIMIHGFCKSKMLDKALILFEEMLRKYLVPNTVTYTILIDSLCKSKRISCALELFDKMHDRGQTANIVTYNSLLNGMFKNKQLDKALMLFNQMKKSGIDPNINTYRVLIDGLYNAKEIFQDFCVIGCPTNMRAYNIKIDGLCKKGLFEEALTQLSEMEHNGCLPNAVTFVTVIHALFERDENDMAEKLLREMIARGLLNF from the exons ATGCTGTCATTGTTCTCATTCTCACTCTCACGAATCATGTTAAG GTACTCTCCTTATTCTGTTCCCCACTCCGCTTTCCGTCTTTGCTTCCCTTCAACTTCATTCCTacactctcactctcactctcagtCCCAATCACGTGATAAATATGTTGATATCTTCACTCGCTTGCTCTCTATGCGTCCTCCTCCATCCATCAACTCCTTTAACATGATTTTGGGGGTTCTTGCGAAGAGGAACGATTTCCCCACCGCCCTACCCCATGTTCAGCTGTTGGAAGCCCGGGGATTTCAGTTTAATGAAGTCACTTATGTGACCTTGATTCAGGGACTCTGTAAGACCAGACACACATCAGCTGCTGTTCAAGTGTTGAGAAAGATCCCAATGCATGGGATTGTTCCTAATGTCGTCATGTACAGCGCAATTATTGATAGCCTCTGCAAGGAAGGACTTGTGAATCTTGCTTTTCGTTTCTTCTCTGAAATGCTTGCTAAGGGAATTTCTCCTGATGTTCAAAGTTACAATATCATGATTCATGGCTTCTGCAAAAGTAAAATGCTCGATAAAGCTTTGATTCTCTTTGAAGAAATGCTTCGTAAGTACTTGGTTCCAAACACGGTAACTTACACCATTCTTATTGATAGCTTgtgcaaatcaaagagaatctCTTGTGCTTTAGAGCTTTTTGACAAGATGCATGATAGAGGTCAAACCGCTAATATAGTCACTTACAATTCCTTGTTGAATGGGATGTTCAAAAACAAACAACTTGACAAGGCACTTATGTTATtcaatcaaatgaaaaagagtGGCATTGATCCAAATATAAACACATACAGAGTACTTATTGATGGCCTATACAATGCAAAAGagatttttcaagatttttgcGTTATAGGCTGTCCTACAAATATGAGGGCATACAATATTAAGATCGATGGGCTCTGCAAAAAGGGCTTATTTGAAGAAGCATTGACCCAGCTGTCGGAAATGGAACACAATGGTTGCTTACCAAATGCTGTGACTTTTGTAACTGTTATTCATGCTTTGTTtgaaagagatgagaatgacaTGGCGGAGAAACTTCTTCGGGAAATGATTGCTAGAGgcttattgaatttttaa
- the LOC107490515 gene encoding phosphopantothenoylcysteine decarboxylase-like: MASLLPEESVGQNFTWPKPCPPPRKPRVLLAACGCLSAAKFGQICQCFLTWADINTVVTENARVFLERSSFPHNVQMFSDIDQGRVWSESGPLLGSPLPDALSKWADVMVVAPISANTIAKIVGGLCDNLLTTIIRVWDYEKTLYFAPSMDPLMWANPLTERQLRSLRALGPYVIILAGDNAQKHMPDPEIISVFVKINIRVKD; encoded by the exons atggcttcattactaccTGAGGAAAGTGTAGGGCAAAATTTTACATGGCCCAAGCCTTGTCCTCCTCCAAGGAAGCCTCGTGTTCTCCTCGCTGCTTGTGGATGCCTATCGGCTGCGAAATTCGGACAGATTTGCCAATGTTTCTTGACATGGGCAGATATAAATACTGTGGTCACAGAAAATGCACGGGTTTTTCTTGAAAGATCATCATTTCCACATAATGTGCAAATGTTTTCCGATATAGATCAAGGGAGGGTTTGGTCAGAATCAGGTCCTCTACTCGGTTCGCCTTTACCCGATGCTCTTTCTAAATGGGCTGATGTCATGGTCGTTGCTCCAATTTCTGCAAATACCATTGCAAAG ATTGTTGGAGGGTTGTGCGACAATTTGCTAACAACTATCATAAGAGTATGGGACTACGAAAAGACGCTCTATTTCGCGCCATCGATGGACCCTTTGATGTGGGCAAATCCTTTAACAGAGAGACAGCTTCGTTCCCTTCGTGCACTTGGTCCCTATGTAATCATACTAGCTGGAGACAACGCTCAAAAGCATATGCCTGATCCTGAAATCATTTCTGTATTTGTGAAAATAAATATCAGAGTGAAAGACTGA
- the LOC107490550 gene encoding WAT1-related protein At3g18200-like: MGSNIVREKMKLLVALLALQFCFAGFHIVSRLALNIGVSKVVYPVYRNLIALILLTPFAYLLEKNQRPSLTLSLLVQFFLLALLGITANQGFYLLGLYYASPTFASAMQNSVPAITFILALTLRLEKVNMARRNGLAKVIGTIASVGGATIITLYKGPPLLHLQSHQTLGDHNSEEMQQNWRWGCIYLLGHCFSWAGWMVFQAPVVKKYPAKLSLTAFTCFFGLIQFLIIAAFVETDLKNWKIVSLQELFLILYAGIVSSAIVIFLQTWCIQKGGPVFVAAFQPLQTVLVALMAAIIVGDQLYSGGVIGAILIVLGLYLVLWGKTSEKNITEPPSSLTKPLLLNEEEEIKVDDAASKDIP, from the exons ATGGGAAGCAATATTGTAAGAGAGAAAATGAAGCTTCTTGTGGCATTACTTGCACTGCAATTCTGCTTTGCAGGATTTCACATTGTATCAAGACTTGCACTAAACATTGGTGTTAGCAAAGTTGTTTACCCTGTATATAGAAATCTAATTGCTTTGATTTTGTTGACCCCATTTGCCTATCTATTAGAGAA GAATCAAAGACCATCTCTTACACTATCTTTATTGGTTCAGTTCTTCCTATTAGCATTATTGGG GATCACTGCAAACCAAGGCTTTTACTTGTTGGGATTATATTATGCTTCTCCAACTTTTGCTTCTGCAATGCAAAACTCAGTTCCCGCTATCACTTTTATCTTGGCCTTAACTTTAAg GCTTGAGAAAGTGAACATGGCAAGGAGAAATGGATTAGCAAAAGTTATAGGAACCATTGCAAGTGTTGGTGGTGCTACTATTATTACTCTATACAAAGgtcctcctcttcttcacttACAAAgccatcaaacacttggagatCATAATTCTGAAGAAATGCAACAAAATTGGAGATGGGGTTGCATATACTTGCTTGGACATTGTTTTTCATGGGCTGGTTGGATGGTTTTTCAG GCTCCTGTGGTGAAGAAGTATCCGGCGAAACTTTCGCTCACGGCGTTCACATGCTTCTTCGGATTGATCCAATTCTTGATCATAGCAGCCTTTGTAGAAACTGACTTGAAAAATTGGAAGATAGTATCATTACAAGAGCTTTTCCTCATTCTATATGCT GGAATTGTATCATCTGCAATTGTCATCTTTCTTCAAACATGGTGTATCCAAAAGGGTGGCCCCGTGTTTGTTGCTGCCTTTCAGCCGTTGCAAACAGTCCTAGTAGCTCTCATGGCAGCAATAATTGTTGGTGATCAGTTATACTCTGGAGG GGTTATTGGTGCAATCCTCATTGTGCTTGGTCTCTACTTAGTCCTATGGGGAAAAACCAGTGAAAAGAACATTACTGAACCACCATCATCATTAACAAAGCCCTTGTTGCTGAATGAAGAGGAAGAGATTAAAGTTGATGATGCAGCTTCAAAAGACATACCATGA
- the LOC107490681 gene encoding probable protein phosphatase 2C 8 isoform X1, with protein MDETTEGKTVTVEVEPKKREADSESDDLVDVPSKKPKTEDSSVVEASFDIDADAAEDKGSRHTMEDAWVVLLDATLDYPGKLRCAHFAIYDGHGGRLAAEYAQKHLHGNVISAGLPRELLDVKAAKRAILDGFRKTDESLLQESSEGGWQDGATAVCVWVLGQKVFVANIGDAKAVLARSAISDGSQGNSDGAHALKAIVLTREHKPIFPQERARIQKAGGVVSSNGRLQGRLEISRGFGDRQFKKVGCSATPDIHSFDLTEREHFIILGCDGLWGVFGPSDAVDFVQKLLNEGLSAAAVSRRLVREAVRERRCKDNCTAIVIVFKRS; from the exons ATGGACGAAACTACAGAGGGCAAAACCGTCACGGTGGAAGTTGAACCCAAAAAGCGCGAAGCTGATTCGGAAAGCGACGATCTTGTTGATGTTCCCTCGAAGAAGCCAAAGACGGAAGATTCTTCGGTTGTCGAAGCTTCTTTCGACATTGATGCTGATGCAGCTGAGGATAAGGGTTCTAGGCACACAATGGAAGATGCTTGGGTTGTTCTCTTAGACGCAACTTTAGATTACCCTGGAAAATTAAg GTGTGCACATTTTGCAATTTATGATGGCCATGGAGGACGGTTGGCTGCAGAATATGCACAGAAGCATTTGCATGGGAATGTTATCTCAGCTGGATTACCACGTGAGTTG TTGGATGTAAAGGCAGCTAAAAGAGCGATACTTGATG GTTTTCGTAAAACCGATGAGTCTCTTCTTCAAGAAAGTTCTGAAG GGGGATGGCAGGATGGTGCCACAGCTGTCTGTGTCTGGGTATTGGGACAAAAA GTTTTCGTTGCAAACATAGGAGATGCCAAAGCAGTTTTGGCTCGGTCAGCTATAAGTGATGGATCCCAAGGTAATTCTGATGGAGCCCATGCACTAAAGGCCATTGTTTTGACGAGAGAGCACAAACCTATCTTCCCACAGGAACGTGCACGCATTCAGAAG GCTGGTGGTGTTGTAAGCTCAAATGGGAGATTGCAAGGGCGTCTAGAAATTTCTAGGGGTTTTGGAGACCGGCAGTTCAAAAAG GTGGGTTGTAGTGCAACCCCAGATATCCATTCTTTTGATCTTACTGAGAGAGAGCATTTCATCATTCTTGGCTGTGATGGCTTGTGGGGG GTATTTGGTCCCAGTGATGCTGTTGATTTTGTTCAGAAGTTATTGAAT GAGGGGCTTAGTGCTGCAGCTGTGAGCCGCCGTCTTGTAAGGGAAGCTGTACGTGAGCGTCGCTGCAAAGATAACTGCACCGCAATTGTTATTGTATTCAAGCGCAGTTAA
- the LOC107490681 gene encoding probable protein phosphatase 2C 8 isoform X2, translating into MMAMEDGWLQNMHRSICMGMLSQLDYHLDVKAAKRAILDGFRKTDESLLQESSEGGWQDGATAVCVWVLGQKVFVANIGDAKAVLARSAISDGSQGNSDGAHALKAIVLTREHKPIFPQERARIQKAGGVVSSNGRLQGRLEISRGFGDRQFKKVGCSATPDIHSFDLTEREHFIILGCDGLWGVFGPSDAVDFVQKLLNEGLSAAAVSRRLVREAVRERRCKDNCTAIVIVFKRS; encoded by the exons ATGATGGCCATGGAGGACGGTTGGCTGCAGAATATGCACAGAAGCATTTGCATGGGAATGTTATCTCAGCTGGATTACCAC TTGGATGTAAAGGCAGCTAAAAGAGCGATACTTGATG GTTTTCGTAAAACCGATGAGTCTCTTCTTCAAGAAAGTTCTGAAG GGGGATGGCAGGATGGTGCCACAGCTGTCTGTGTCTGGGTATTGGGACAAAAA GTTTTCGTTGCAAACATAGGAGATGCCAAAGCAGTTTTGGCTCGGTCAGCTATAAGTGATGGATCCCAAGGTAATTCTGATGGAGCCCATGCACTAAAGGCCATTGTTTTGACGAGAGAGCACAAACCTATCTTCCCACAGGAACGTGCACGCATTCAGAAG GCTGGTGGTGTTGTAAGCTCAAATGGGAGATTGCAAGGGCGTCTAGAAATTTCTAGGGGTTTTGGAGACCGGCAGTTCAAAAAG GTGGGTTGTAGTGCAACCCCAGATATCCATTCTTTTGATCTTACTGAGAGAGAGCATTTCATCATTCTTGGCTGTGATGGCTTGTGGGGG GTATTTGGTCCCAGTGATGCTGTTGATTTTGTTCAGAAGTTATTGAAT GAGGGGCTTAGTGCTGCAGCTGTGAGCCGCCGTCTTGTAAGGGAAGCTGTACGTGAGCGTCGCTGCAAAGATAACTGCACCGCAATTGTTATTGTATTCAAGCGCAGTTAA